The proteins below are encoded in one region of Hordeum vulgare subsp. vulgare chromosome 3H, MorexV3_pseudomolecules_assembly, whole genome shotgun sequence:
- the LOC123444937 gene encoding ubiquitin-conjugating enzyme E2 7 has protein sequence MATASSQASLLLQKQLRDLAKHPVDGFSAGLVDDSNVFEWQVTIIGPPETLYDGGYFNAIMSFPQNYPNSPPTVRFTSEMWHPNVYPDGRVCISILHPPGDDPNGYELASERWTPVHTVESIVLSIISMLSSPNDESPANIEAAKDWREKQDEFKKKVRRAVRKSQEML, from the exons ATGGCCACCGCCTCCAGCCAGGCGAGCCTCCTCCTCCAGAAGCAGCTCCGAG ATCTCGCGAAGCACCCCGTCGATGGGTTTTCAGCTGGGCTCGTCGACGACAGCAACGTCTTCGAGTGGCAGGTCACCATCATCGGCCCGCCGGAGACCCTATA TGATGGAGGCTATTTCAATGCTATTATGAGCTTCCCACAAAATTATCCGAACAGCCCTCCAACAGTTAGATTCACTTCTGAAATGTGGCATCCTAATG TTTATCCGGATGGGCGGGTATGCATTTCTATTCTTCATCCACCTGGTGATGATCCCAACGGATACGAGCTCGCGAGTGAGCGTTGGACACCAGTCCATACG GTTGAGAGTATAGTATTAAGCATCATTTCGATGCTTTCTAGTCCGAATGATGAATCACCGGCAAATATTGAAGCAGCA AAGGACTGGAGAGAGAAGcaggatgagttcaagaagaaggttAGGCGTGCCGTAAGGAAATCCCAGGAAATGCTCTGA